One genomic region from Campylobacter sp. RM5004 encodes:
- the groES gene encoding co-chaperone GroES produces the protein MNFTPLNKRVLIKCANETKTTASGIIIPDNAKEKPQQGEVIAVAKDISDVKVGDKVVFGKYAGSELKIDNENYLILSFDDILGIL, from the coding sequence ATGAATTTTACTCCATTAAACAAGCGTGTGCTAATCAAATGTGCAAATGAAACAAAAACAACAGCTTCAGGAATTATTATACCTGACAATGCTAAAGAAAAACCACAACAAGGCGAAGTTATTGCAGTTGCAAAAGACATTAGCGATGTAAAAGTAGGCGATAAAGTAGTATTTGGTAAATATGCTGGAAGCGAATTGAAAATTGATAATGAAAACTATTTAATATTAAGTTTTGATGATATTTTAGGAATTTTATAA
- the groL gene encoding chaperonin GroEL (60 kDa chaperone family; promotes refolding of misfolded polypeptides especially under stressful conditions; forms two stacked rings of heptamers to form a barrel-shaped 14mer; ends can be capped by GroES; misfolded proteins enter the barrel where they are refolded when GroES binds), with amino-acid sequence MAKEIFYSDEARNKLYEGVRKLSDAVKVTMGPRGRNVLIQKSFGAPTITKDGVSVAKEIELKDTLENMGASLVREVASKTADQAGDGTTTATVLAHAIFKEGLRNITAGANPIEVKRGMDKACEAIIAELKALAKPVAGNRKQIAQVATISANSDEKIGQLIADAMEKVGKDGVITVEEAKSINDELSVVEGMQFDRGYLSPYFITNADKMNCELSNPLILLYDKKITNLKDILPVLETAQKNGRPLLIIAEDIEGEALATLVVNKLRGILNIAAVKAPGFGDRRKAMLEDIAILTGGTVICEEMGRTLESANAADLGSASSIVIDKDNTTIVNGAGSKDAINARINQIKAQIAETTSDYDREKLQERLAKLSGGVAVIKVGAATETEMKEKKDRVDDALSATKAAVEEGIVIGGGAALIHATNRINLNLEGDELIGANIVRRAIKAPIRQISENAGFDSGVIVNTIETCKDENRGFDAASGEYVDMYEAGIIDPVKVERVALQNAVSVASMLLTTEATISDIKEDKADMPAMPMGGGMGGMPGMM; translated from the coding sequence ATGGCAAAAGAAATTTTTTATTCAGATGAAGCAAGAAATAAACTATACGAAGGCGTTAGAAAATTAAGTGACGCTGTAAAAGTTACAATGGGACCACGCGGCAGAAACGTATTAATTCAAAAAAGTTTCGGTGCTCCAACAATTACAAAAGATGGCGTAAGCGTTGCAAAAGAAATTGAATTAAAAGATACTTTAGAAAATATGGGTGCAAGTTTAGTTCGTGAAGTTGCAAGCAAAACTGCTGATCAAGCAGGTGATGGAACAACTACAGCAACAGTTCTAGCTCATGCAATCTTTAAAGAAGGTTTAAGAAATATAACAGCTGGAGCAAATCCAATTGAAGTTAAGCGTGGTATGGATAAAGCTTGCGAAGCAATCATAGCTGAACTAAAAGCTTTAGCAAAGCCTGTTGCAGGAAATAGAAAGCAAATCGCACAAGTTGCTACAATTTCAGCCAATAGCGATGAAAAAATCGGACAATTAATCGCTGATGCAATGGAAAAAGTAGGTAAAGATGGCGTTATCACAGTTGAAGAAGCAAAATCAATCAATGATGAATTAAGCGTTGTTGAAGGTATGCAATTTGATAGAGGTTATTTAAGCCCATATTTTATTACAAATGCTGATAAAATGAATTGCGAATTAAGCAATCCTTTAATTTTATTATATGATAAAAAAATCACTAACTTAAAAGACATTTTACCTGTGCTTGAAACTGCACAAAAAAATGGTCGCCCACTTTTAATTATCGCTGAAGATATTGAAGGTGAAGCATTAGCAACTTTAGTTGTAAATAAATTAAGAGGTATTTTAAATATCGCTGCTGTTAAAGCTCCTGGTTTTGGCGATAGAAGAAAAGCAATGCTTGAAGATATTGCAATCTTAACAGGTGGAACAGTAATTTGCGAAGAAATGGGAAGAACTCTTGAGAGTGCAAATGCAGCTGACTTAGGAAGTGCAAGCTCAATCGTAATTGATAAAGACAATACTACAATCGTAAATGGCGCAGGTAGCAAAGATGCAATCAATGCAAGAATTAATCAAATAAAAGCTCAAATTGCTGAAACTACAAGCGATTATGATAGAGAAAAATTACAAGAGCGTTTAGCAAAATTAAGCGGTGGTGTTGCTGTTATCAAGGTTGGTGCTGCAACTGAAACTGAAATGAAAGAGAAAAAAGATAGAGTTGATGATGCGTTGAGTGCTACAAAAGCTGCTGTTGAAGAAGGTATAGTAATAGGTGGCGGTGCTGCATTAATTCATGCTACAAATAGAATTAATCTAAATCTTGAAGGAGATGAATTAATCGGTGCAAATATCGTTCGCAGAGCTATCAAAGCTCCAATTCGCCAAATCTCTGAAAACGCAGGATTTGATTCAGGTGTTATCGTAAATACAATTGAAACTTGCAAAGATGAAAATAGAGGCTTTGATGCTGCAAGTGGCGAGTATGTAGATATGTATGAAGCTGGAATTATTGACCCTGTTAAAGTTGAGCGCGTAGCATTACAAAATGCTGTAAGCGTTGCTTCAATGCTACTTACAACAGAAGCTACAATTAGCGATATTAAAGAAGATAAAGCTGATATGCCAGCTATGCCAATGGGTGGCGGAATGGGCGGAATGCCAGGAATGATGTAA
- the purB gene encoding adenylosuccinate lyase: MIARYSNDEMSNIWSEESKFNAWLEVELAACKAFNKIGVVPSTDLENLLKNAKFDIAKIKEIEEQTKHDVIAFTRALSLNLGEEKKWVHYGLTSTDVVDTAQALQLKKANEIILKDLEILLDILKTKANEHKYTIEIGRTHGVHAELTTAGLKFAYFYEEIRRNYERFKSACEEIRVGKISGAVGTYANVPMEIEELICESLGLKVANISTQILPRDLHANYISVCALIASALERFATEIRHLAKTECFEMLEYFSENQKGSSAMPHKKNPIGSENICGLSRVIRGYLITAYENINLWHERDISHSSAERIMLPDVTILLDYMLKRFSGIVKNLIIYPERMLKNLENSYGLIYSQQLLLMLINKGYSRENAYDLVQSLTKKAWSEKLQFSDVINENEEIKNILNADEIKAVFNSDYHLKNVDKIYERLGL; the protein is encoded by the coding sequence ATGATAGCAAGATATAGCAATGATGAAATGAGTAATATTTGGAGCGAAGAGTCTAAATTTAATGCTTGGCTAGAAGTTGAACTTGCAGCTTGCAAGGCGTTTAATAAAATAGGCGTTGTGCCAAGCACAGATTTAGAAAATTTGCTTAAGAATGCTAAGTTTGATATAGCAAAGATTAAAGAAATAGAAGAACAAACAAAGCACGATGTAATAGCCTTTACAAGGGCATTATCGCTTAATTTAGGCGAAGAAAAAAAATGGGTTCATTATGGGCTAACAAGCACTGATGTTGTAGATACTGCACAAGCCTTGCAACTCAAAAAAGCTAATGAAATTATTCTTAAAGACTTAGAAATTTTGCTTGATATTTTAAAGACAAAAGCAAATGAGCATAAATATACTATTGAAATAGGAAGAACTCATGGCGTTCATGCTGAGCTTACTACTGCTGGGCTTAAGTTTGCTTATTTTTATGAAGAAATTAGACGCAATTACGAGCGTTTTAAGAGTGCTTGTGAAGAGATTAGAGTTGGTAAAATTAGCGGTGCAGTTGGCACTTATGCAAATGTGCCAATGGAGATTGAAGAGTTAATTTGTGAAAGTTTAGGGCTAAAAGTAGCAAATATAAGCACGCAAATACTACCACGTGATTTGCACGCAAATTATATAAGCGTGTGTGCCTTAATTGCAAGTGCGCTTGAGCGATTTGCAACTGAAATTAGACACCTTGCCAAAACAGAATGCTTTGAAATGCTTGAATATTTTAGTGAAAATCAAAAAGGCAGCTCAGCAATGCCACATAAGAAAAACCCAATAGGAAGTGAGAATATTTGTGGTCTTAGCCGTGTGATTAGGGGGTATTTAATTACGGCGTATGAAAATATAAACCTATGGCATGAGCGCGATATTAGCCATTCAAGTGCTGAGAGAATTATGCTTCCTGATGTAACAATTTTGCTTGATTATATGCTAAAAAGATTTAGTGGCATTGTAAAAAATCTCATAATTTACCCTGAGCGAATGCTTAAAAACTTAGAGAATTCTTACGGGCTAATCTATTCTCAGCAATTATTATTAATGCTAATAAATAAAGGCTATTCAAGAGAAAACGCTTATGATTTAGTGCAAAGCCTAACCAAAAAAGCATGGAGTGAAAAACTTCAATTTAGTGATGTTATCAACGAAAACGAAGAGATAAAAAATATACTAAACGCTGATGAAATAAAAGCCGTATTTAACAGCGATTATCATCTTAAAAATGTTGATAAAATCTACGAGCGTTTAGGGCTTTAG
- a CDS encoding ribosome maturation factor translates to MQLDDLAKQLNLVIYDTELAKEGDNFIYRIYILKNSSNKSVSLDDCEKFSRLISPILDLNPPTDEKYFLEVSSPGLERKLTKPEHFKLSIGEIVKVKTKEKEEIISKLLSADDEKITLEDGTILNYADIKSTKTYIYW, encoded by the coding sequence ATGCAGCTAGATGATTTAGCTAAACAGCTTAATTTAGTTATTTACGATACTGAATTAGCAAAAGAAGGCGACAATTTCATTTACAGAATTTATATTTTGAAAAATTCTAGTAATAAATCAGTTAGCCTAGATGATTGCGAAAAATTTAGCAGATTAATCTCTCCTATATTAGATTTAAATCCGCCAACAGATGAAAAATACTTTTTAGAAGTTAGTTCTCCTGGACTTGAGAGAAAGCTAACAAAACCAGAGCATTTTAAATTAAGCATAGGCGAAATTGTAAAAGTAAAAACTAAAGAAAAAGAAGAAATCATTTCAAAATTACTTAGTGCAGATGACGAAAAAATCACTTTAGAAGACGGCACTATTTTAAATTACGCAGACATTAAATCTACAAAAACTTATATCTATTGGTAA
- a CDS encoding MFS transporter has protein sequence MNTINKKDTKTLILSALGGTLEFYDFIIFAIFTPYFTHHFFPAELDESIKLLNTYGAFAAGYLARPLGGVVMAHFGDKFGRKNMFLLSIILMVVPTFIFAIMPTYEQIGYFAIAILLLIRLVQGVAIGGELPAAWAFIYEHSKENNKALFLGVLTSGVCGGITLGALSALLLQLNYTEQEISDYAYRIPFLVGGIFGLISIYLRKFLQETPVFLQMKAEKKLNDFPIKAVLKDYKQEIILSMLLTFVLTACVVVLLIMMPNFTKKILEIKATLNTSIQIIASACMMLGLVVCGKLADTFKPSLVCIIFACLLGISVASYFYSLYILKDLIITCVFYFLAAFFAGIVNFTSLFMCKLYKANVRYTGIGFSYNLAYAIAGFLTPIIVVKSHEHFNIGSGYYMIFISCLAIFCAFYFDRLNKRI, from the coding sequence ATGAATACTATTAATAAAAAAGATACTAAAACGCTTATTTTAAGTGCGTTGGGTGGGACATTAGAGTTTTATGATTTTATCATTTTTGCGATTTTTACGCCGTATTTTACTCATCATTTTTTTCCAGCTGAACTTGATGAGAGTATAAAATTACTTAATACTTACGGAGCTTTTGCAGCCGGATATTTAGCAAGACCTTTGGGTGGAGTTGTTATGGCTCATTTTGGTGATAAATTTGGAAGAAAGAATATGTTTTTACTAAGCATTATTTTAATGGTTGTTCCAACTTTTATTTTTGCCATAATGCCAACTTACGAGCAAATTGGATATTTTGCCATCGCAATATTGCTACTTATTAGATTAGTTCAAGGAGTTGCAATAGGTGGAGAATTGCCTGCTGCATGGGCTTTTATATACGAGCATAGCAAAGAAAATAATAAAGCTTTATTTTTAGGGGTTTTAACAAGTGGCGTTTGTGGTGGTATTACTTTAGGAGCTCTTAGTGCTTTATTGCTTCAATTAAACTATACCGAGCAAGAAATATCAGATTATGCTTATAGAATTCCTTTCTTAGTAGGTGGAATTTTTGGTCTAATTAGTATATATTTAAGAAAATTTTTGCAAGAAACACCTGTATTTTTACAAATGAAAGCAGAAAAAAAGTTAAATGATTTTCCTATAAAAGCTGTATTAAAAGACTACAAGCAAGAAATAATTTTATCAATGCTTTTAACCTTTGTTCTTACTGCTTGTGTCGTTGTTTTGCTAATTATGATGCCAAATTTTACTAAGAAAATTTTAGAAATCAAAGCTACTTTAAACACAAGTATTCAAATAATTGCAAGTGCTTGTATGATGTTAGGGCTTGTTGTTTGCGGAAAATTAGCAGATACTTTTAAACCTAGTTTAGTTTGTATAATTTTTGCTTGTTTATTAGGAATTAGTGTTGCTAGTTATTTTTATTCTTTATATATTTTAAAAGATTTAATCATTACTTGCGTGTTTTATTTTCTTGCGGCATTTTTTGCAGGTATTGTTAATTTTACATCTTTATTTATGTGCAAACTTTATAAGGCTAATGTAAGATACACAGGTATAGGATTTTCTTATAATTTAGCTTATGCGATAGCTGGATTTTTAACTCCTATTATCGTTGTTAAATCTCACGAACACTTTAATATAGGAAGTGGATATTATATGATTTTTATATCTTGTTTAGCAATCTTTTGTGCTTTTTATTTTGATAGATTAAATAAAAGAATTTGA